The region AAATGCAGAAGTGACGGCCGCGCGGATAGTGGGAACAGTGGCGCGTGAGGGATAGTACTTGGAATCCGAAGAAGTTGATTCCTACGAGAATTccaaatttctgtgaaatatTATAGGATTGTGCCGGACTTTGATGTACAGCAGTAACACATACCCTGACTTTTCGTAGGCCGTATACGATGTAGAAACCAACCCAAAACTCGCTAGCTTATCCGTAGCGTATACCATCTACGAGAAGTCACGGTATGTAGTTTTATAACGATTTCCACCTAATGAGTAACTTTCAGGTAGTTCGtctgatgtaaaaaaaaattttggtagcATCATTCAGAACTAGGCGTAATTGACAAATGAAACGAAGCAAATGAAGTATGAAATCCTtatttgttgagaattaaaaacagaaaaaattggcaagcaAATATTCATCAGAGTTTTAACAAGGATCGgccctgtaaaatatttgcaacgaaTCTTGAACCATTGTATGCGgtaattgtatgtatgtacggtGACATTGATTTTTTGCGGGATGTATTTCTACTATTGTTAAACACATCCGGTTCAGAAACAATTTCACGTATATAATAGGGTAATCTTTAAAACAGGTTTGGACGATTGTCAACCGgccccctcccccgcccctaAATTtgctgtaaataaataaataatggcCTGTTCAAGAGCACAACTTTTTATCACAACCCTAAACCCTCACGCCTATACTTGCGTGTTTTCTGCAATTTCGGTATTAATTTTACTGCCGCATCTAATCTTTCGGTCAATAATCTGTAAGTATGACAATTTTGCGGACATCGATGCTACTATTAGATGAGGATATCCGGAGCttatatggggcattctatGTCAATTATTCGCCATTTATATCTGCCTTTTCGACGAACAGAAATTAATGGATAGGTATTTTCGTTTCTGTTAAtgattttctatcaaatcgatgaaaaaaggcAGATTTAAGTGGTGCGTACTCGATGTAGAATGCCCCAAAACCcttcaataaaatgaaaaagaaaaattttttttgcggaACTACGACtcaaaacgagaaaagaaacagtatgttattttaatatcggGTTTTGGAAACGCCAtgagcatttaaaaaaaaagattctgcgaaattttgataaatttaagATGTTTGCATGGATTGAGACaaacatctaaaatatttcagaaagaCTTCTTTTGGCAGGTACaagaaagtgtaaaattttcgcctatgTTCTCGTCGGCACTGCAGATTGTTGCTTTAGCAGAAACATAGGACGTGTGCGTATTACCATGTCGTTTTACCATCTGGTACCACTTCGGTCGACTACAGCGCTTCTGgaggttcaacgttgaactaaATGACAGACTTCTCATGCATCAGAACGGGCGCCTGTCACCTGAAAATCGCCCGCACAAATCGTGCCATATTTACAGAAAACTGACTGGTACTATAGGTTTTCCCGGAATACGTGTGTGTTTTTGTACGTCGGTATCTCCCTggcaaaagtgaaagaaattctgataTCGTACAAAcggtgaatattcaacaagtcgCTAGCCCGATCGGCCATGTTTGACGCGACGTGATTTTATTgagttcatcattatttttattggacGTTATCAGTGATCTGCGATAGTAGTGACGGAGATACagacgtacaattttattcaagctatattttaaaaattttcccagtcaGATTCATACCCCCGTTTTATCAGGATTTGTGCGGGCGATTTCCCCGCTtctgacgtcacgaaatatatatagGACATGCCAGGTCAGCAGCACCTTAAATCCTCTGGACCGTATATTCTTCCCCACACTCTTACAGCTACCTTATACTTTGTATCATTTTCTTATCATCACCTTGCTGCCTTTGTTCTCATACTAGATCAGCAGAATGCTACCGCCACTGCTAAACCGCAGCTGGCTATTCCCTTGCATCCTTCCTCCTATATATTCACTCTGAAGTTACGTTTTATTCAGCCAACATCTAAATTCACCTGTCTTCCCTTTTTTCTCTTACGCATCTTCTCATTGTACTCTGCATATCATTCACAGTGAAACAATTATGTAAACAATTATGCAACTCCTTAGTATGATTTCCTCTCATTTCCTCCCATTTTCTGTATGCGTGCGTAGTCGATGGCTTACTTGCCCAGAACATGCCGTAATAGTATCACCGCTGGGTGTGAATGTGGTCATCGATAGCTGTTTGTCGTGATCACAATCATCCACCTGTTGTAATCAGGATCCTGAGATCCTTCCGACTactaataatttatttaggTAGATCGTTTGTTGAATTAATGGTTAAAACCAAGTCGTATAAAAAGTGaagtttattatattacaatgaaatgaatttggtTCTAAAGAGCTTACAGAGGCTTTTACTTATAATCAGGCTAAATCTCTAAATAACGCGTCTCGCTACGGTCTCGATGTTCTGACGCCGAACTCATCGTCTGCCTGCCTTTTATGAACCATTTAGGAGGTCAGTGCTACGTCCGTGCATTCATATGTATTTTGCCACGTGAGAGAGTATTGCTCTGCTTTGTCGCGTTAGCGCATTTCTGGATATTTCCACATCTTGATATTTGAATTGCAACACATCCCAAAACACagcttataaatttttctgtaaattaaTCCAATTCCTAAGTATAcgaatttatatatttaaacaataatgagctttatattttttttcaggtgTCTGGACAGCGACAATCTTCGCAGTGAAAACTTTGTTTTACGTGTGCGTCACTACATTCACACTACCAGCCATTTCAATGTAAAACAGCTTGGGAACAATTTAAGAGAGTCTTTACTTCTCTGCTGATGATAATGAAGTTGGTGACGGTAGTGATGATATCCTCGGTGTAATGAAGATCGATTATAACTAGTCACTTTGCACCATTGGCTATATGTGAGCttaaaaaaaacagaatgCACCATCTTACAGATAGTTATGGGCCTGGTCCTCAAGAAAGAGTACATCAATTGCATAGATCAAGtcttattgaaaaaatcccaTATGACACTTATTTCACCCAAATGCCAGACTGTTGCGCAAATACAGAGATGCTAGATCCATATCCTAGACCATCGAGTGGATTCACTGCTTATCCGGATGATATCTACTCACAGGTATGAACTATACTACATCCCAATTATACTTTAAGCGCATATGATACTCTTTTTTCATCCAAGGCTATCAAATTTCATATTACGTCATTATCCATCAGCTGATGAACGGAACTTGTCTAAATTTCAGAAGGGCTTGCtcttttattacaaaattaggaaatttaattcatatgtggaaaatttcgataaaaatgtatGTTTCTTTTGCCTCGTGCTGTTATTTTCGCAATTACTAGATGTTTGGGATAATGAAGTGTATGGCCACGAGACTACTTAGTATTTAGGAAATGATAAGGAGTGAAAGAAGTTATCGTAGGACTATTTTCTGGCAATATTGGGAACGGTAAAGGAAAACTACGCTTGATGAAAATTTCCGATATTAATTAATGACAATTAGCCTGGTGTCTTTCACCAAGGCTGTCCATAGTGACTGTGAGTAATGCCGCAGCTAAAATTGCCACTTTGTATTGCGGGGACCACGTAAACCAAATGCTCAGCTGAGCGCCCTTTATGcacaaaattattgtaaattgtaatttcattttcgtgtTCCTAATATCGCAGAAAACCAGTGCCAGGACGGTTTATTTTACTTCACATCATGGAGTCTTTTGGCGATAGACTTCATTACCTCAAACAtccgaaaatgagaaaaatagtAACAGTTGACAAATAACGACACATTTTTAAGGCTTTTCACcagatatttttgaatttcctcAGTGGAACCATGAAAGAGCAATGTCTTGTCGAAGATAGTACAAATACCTGTAAATTGAGCTAacgttatgaattttcaatttcctccCGTTAATATTGGTCGATCGTTTTATGTTTCCTAAAACATTGTTCAAAAccagtttttcttttatttcagttttttttttatcaagtaaGCAGAATATCATTTAATAACTACGTACAACCAGTCTATACTATCGAGAAACAACTTTTCATTGCGTTGACTTGgaagcttgaattttttacacattcaaGAAACCATAATTCTTAGTATTCAATATCAATTTGAACTTGATACTTCTATCCGTTCCAGAGAAAATGAGTGTTGACGGACAGATAGACAAATAGGCACAGAGACATACAGATAAAGAAATAATCTTATAGCGTTCCGATTTTTCCTTTTGAGATACGGAACCCTCAAAATGAATTATAGTCAAGCGCGGTTGTGTGTCGCTGTGTTCCTCGGTCGTCCCAATCAGTCATATTCGTGATCGACTCACAGACTCATAGAGATAGGCTGCACGATCTGTCCACCGATAGTCCGGGAGTTAATGACAGATTTCATTGCACCATTTCCGcaagcttcattttttttgtatgagtTATATTtgtaacgtataatattaatctGAACGTCTGCCAGCGCACCCCCGCGACAGGGGGTTACAGGAGGGTTACAATTGCagcaaaaaatcgacaaaaaaaatttatagccgCATACGCGAAACTGATTTTACGTATCAGTTGAAACATAAGAAGCTTAGAAATTATCGTCTGCCACCTAAATTCCGCAACAAAATTCGTCTGCCACCCACGCAAGTAAGCgcaaaaaaaatagtaaaaaaatttatgcccGCAAGgatgaaattgattgaaatgcTTCTTTTTATATCAGCAAACACAAAAATAATAGTCTGCCACTAATAAGATACCGCGAAGGTCGTCTGCCAAGCTTATGAAGTTGCGTTCGGCATGCAGCGCGCGAGCACCGCGGCCGAGATCGCGGCTACGACACTGCATCTTTATCGGCCTGAAAGACGATCGTTGTTATAAATTGTTCAACGGCTATCATgaagttgtttttttatattatacatttgtttaatataattaatttaataaattctcGTGGATAGTTACGCTAGATCTTTTCCGTGAAAATGGAGGCTTAAATATAGTGATGAAATTCGCAAAAATGTTTAACATTATAAACTAAGCAATATAAATCTCTTTTATTACATCTCTCTACTCATCTCTGGGCAAGCTCGTTGGCCGTGAAACAAATAGTTCCGTAGGCGAAAGGTGGCTATAAAATTGGGACTATTTATACCTGCGGAAATATACTCGTGTAATTAAATATACTCGAAATAAGCTCGTGTAgctatttttatgaaaaattataaaatacatgagGGCGACGAAATCTTCCGGACCAACGCAAAAAATGTCGATGGAGCAGTATTACCACCTTGTAAAGCTGAGCTGCAAAAGCAATTGAAACGAACCGCATATATTGCACATCTTTGGAGGCATGCTTATCTTCCGCAACCGACGGAATTTTTACCCACTGATTATGGTTGGCAAGAATCAGAAGATAAACTTGTTTTCGAACGGTTCGAAGGAGATCAATTGCCGAAATCCATCGATGATGTAGCAATCAACTCTGAAGAAAATCAAGGTATTAtacaaaaacataaaaatttatataaaaataattatatagccattaataaattattatatttacagaTAAAGAAACGAATACAGAGCAAGACCAAGGTCAGTCAGATGAAGAAGACGATCCTGAAATCAATAACTCTGATATTGAGGATTCCAATATAATATTGGATGAAACGGATGATTCTATCGACCAATGTGATATGGATGAATGGTTATAAAATTACGGCTGTTAAACAAGACCAGCAtcattatacgtgtacataataaatatagattcttgtacataataaaataaaaatcaataaataattatctccGAATGTCATTGTAAAACAgtaatatctaatttttatcttaaagcattttatcaaatcaatatatttttaatttttaaactaaaagGTCTCTACCAGACTTTAAATTAATTCACTGAACAAacatttgtatacatataacataaaaaaaacaactttatGATAGCcgttcaataatttatactAATGATCGTCTTTCAGGCCGATAAAGAAGCAGCGTCGTAGCCGCGGTCTCGGCCGCGGTGCTCGCGCGCTGCATGCCGAACGCAACTTCATACGCTTGGCAGACGACCTTTGCGGTATCTTATTAGTGGCAGACTATTATTTTTGTGTTTGCTGATATAAAAAGAagcattttaatcaatttcatcCTTGCgggcataaatttttttactattttttttgcGCTTACTTGTGTGGGTGGCAGACGAATTTTGTTGCGGAATTTAGGTGGCAGACGATAATTTCTAAGCTTCTTATGTTTCAACTGATACGTAAAATCAGTTTCGCGTATGcggctataaattttttttgtcgattttttgctGCAATTGTAACCCTCCTGTAACCCCCTGTCGCGGGGGTGCGCCGGCAGACGttcagattattattatacgttacaaACATAactcatacaaaaaaaatgaagcttgCAGAAATGACCCGGAAATTTTTGTCGTTAACTCCCGGACTACGAGCTCAAACCctgaatagaaaaagaaagagagagagagagagagaaagaaaggtaggcagattgattgaatgattgattgatcgatcgattgattTTGTTGATGAATTCTCTGTAGTCACAAGTAGGAGTAATATTAGAAACAATAGTGAACGAAATATTCAGTTCCtcaggagaaaagaaaaaagtgaggGGTAACAATTGGTGGGGATTTGTAAGTCCCAGGTTGGCCACATCTCTCCACAATTTAGTAGCATCCGCAATAcccgaaattttattcagattATAATCATCTCTCCATAATTTCATATAATCTGAAAGTTCATCTCGATAATGCCGAAATATAACTAACCCTGGTAGGTTTCCTGAACGTTTTGCTTGTTCGTATAGAGAGTTCCGCATTTTGATGCAAGATTTTAAGTTTTAGTTAGCCACGGCACGCGTGGTTTGGTATTTTGTAACGGTGAGTAAATTTCGGTAGAAAGTACGATAGAATCTGACTGAAGAATTCGTAAGGATGTCAACATCGTCGGCAGTGTAGCAAAGATGAGAGTTAAAGGGATAGTGATCAGCCAATTCACTTGAGAGTCTCGAGGTATGCAGCAAGCTCAAAACGTTTATAATTTTGGTGAGATATCATGCGCTCTGCACACAGTCGCATTTTGACCTCATACTTCAGTTCTATTAGATCGTGACCAGCTATAAATGATGACTCAGATTTTGTCAACGACTGGCTCTTGTCCGAACAGTTGACAATACAAACATCAAACCATGTATTGGTCGCTCTATGGTAAGTTATAGCAGAATCTATGAAATGTATATATTGGGATAGCGCCACCTCACGCAGGTGAAGGGGATTTATAATCGGTGCCCAGTAAATTATTTGCATTCCTGATCTGTCATttcaaatgagaaaataatttttgggACGCACTAAGTCGTCTGGCACGTGAAAGTGATGCCAGgtctttaaaattattatattgttacaaagcgGAAAATTAAGAAAGGAACAGGATTTATTTTGTGACGAAGCTCTCCTTTTAAAGTCTCGATAtggactgtttttacaataatgttggttgacgcagcaaccttattcttttgaaagacataagaggtttataaacgtcttttatctatgatgactactagatcattaaacaggggcaaaacgggtgatttcaccctttgtaacaatatgaTAAAAACTTGTGCCCAGATGAGctttgattaaataaaaatggctTAATAATGAATTCGCATTAGTATAGTTGTTAGCATAAGTTGAGCTATACTGATATGAGGTCGAGCTTGCTTTTACGGGACGATACTATTCCGACAAGTTTTAGCACGCTGCGATCAAAGTCGGATGAGTTCGGCTACAACAACTTCAGAATTGATGATTATTACGGGACTTCTATCAGATTTGCGCACACGAATTTGGCCAGATTTAATACACACTTATTACGGATAGCCTCTGCAGCTTAAGCCTTAATACGACGAAGCAGATTGGAGATAGGACcaggaataaattcattcacAAACACTATACCAGTATATCAATGGGTCCCTTAGCACTGCGGCAAACGAATTTTGATGCGTACAACCTCTCAATgagtttcaaataaaaaaaaaaaaaatgatgtgcAAAATGTCAGCccttaatttcaattaaataccATGCTTTTAATCATGAACTTTTTCATATTAAAAACCcatttaaattttcgacatttccaatttttgttggtttcaattttctcaatggctctaaaaatatttcctccTCGTGAATCCATTGAGTATCAACCCAACAACAAAATCTTTCGGATTTTAGACCCAAATTCTATTCTAGGAGTACGAAATTCGTACTATATAGAAGCTCAATGctctgattttttaaaaattttatgattttctcGTAAATAACTTATTTTACGGTAAAGTTTcatagattattttttgtacgCGTAATGTTTAAAAGTtttctgtcatttttttctaaattcacTCAATTCTAGCGATCATATAATCCACCGAGGAAATTGTGTGTGCCAAATAGGCAACTATACACTTTTTTGCGTCCGAACACaatattctgaatttttaattcgaaTTTGGCGCATTTATCGGATTAAATACCTTCTGTCGGCAAGGCAGGCTCTCTATATTATTGACATTCGTAAACATGAGTCAGAAGTTTAGCCTCAAATACAATCTCGCATCACAATAACACTGTGAATAAACCAAGTGATTAAGACCATGATTCTTTGAAACTTGATGATCGTTTgcatgaattttgaattgtaATCGATCTTATGACATCCTTGACTCGGAGACTACGTCAGAATGTATTTCTGATTGGAGATATCGACACACGGATAGTTGGCAATGAATTACCATCCAAACTAAAAGTACTGAAAGAcctatttttctatttacgaGAGTTTAATCAAATGACATTGCGAGAAAGTGCAGCATTGGTTATTGATGAAGTCATAATCTTTTGGCAAAAAGCACGAATACCGACCAAACAACGAATCCACTGCATCGAACAATTGGAGTCTCTCTATCAAACCTGGCGGCGACTACAAAAGAAtcgtgacaaattttttaatgaaccAAAAGAAGAAGCTTTTACTTCTGAATTGAAGACTCTATTCGACATCGCTCATGCTAATGTTTTTGAAAAGATTGATGAAGTACAAAAAGAGTTCGTATTGAACCAA is a window of Neodiprion fabricii isolate iyNeoFabr1 chromosome 6, iyNeoFabr1.1, whole genome shotgun sequence DNA encoding:
- the LOC124185024 gene encoding uncharacterized protein LOC124185024; this encodes MKNYKIHEGDEIFRTNAKNVDGAVLPPCKAELQKQLKRTAYIAHLWRHAYLPQPTEFLPTDYGWQESEDKLVFERFEGDQLPKSIDDVAINSEENQDKETNTEQDQGQSDEEDDPEINNSDIEDSNIILDETDDSIDQCDMDEWL